A DNA window from Rhipicephalus sanguineus isolate Rsan-2018 chromosome 8, BIME_Rsan_1.4, whole genome shotgun sequence contains the following coding sequences:
- the LOC119402661 gene encoding uncharacterized protein LOC119402661 yields the protein MQIDMLKRNFPPPGGEESVCVSTTTDEIYEKKCEVTQKIKFMPYRGAGYSTFYQRYWVGRNNKTIQTTPFTTLPHAKYELLASGSNCAVVSVTFIGDSADTTTSHSDGAKGTQCVLWVMHKDVRKPDECCKKYFETECTTGTPEEVYSPDECDTGSRIVSV from the exons ATGCAGATCGATATGTTGAAAAGGAACTTTCCTCCACCTGGCGGGGAGGAGTCTGTGTGTGTGAGCACAACTACCGATGAAATATACGAGAAGAAATGTGAAGTAACTCAAAAGATAAAATTTATGCCATATCGTGGTGCAGG TTACAGCACCTTCTACCAACGATATTGGGTTGGCCGGAACAACAAGACCATACAAACAACACCGTTCACCA CACTACCACACGCAAAGTATGAACTTCTGGCTTCTGGCTCGAACTGTGCCGTAGTTAGTGTGACCTTTATTGGAG ATTCGGCCGATACGACCACTAGCCATAGCGACGGAGCAAAGGGAACACAATGTGTTCTATGGGTGATGCACAAGGATGTTCGTAAGCCAGATGAGTGCTGCAAAAAGTACTTTGAAACAGAATGTACAACTGGAACGCCAGAAGAGGTGTACAGTCCAGATGAATGTGATACCGGCTCACGAATAGTATCAGTTTAG